One region of Papaver somniferum cultivar HN1 unplaced genomic scaffold, ASM357369v1 unplaced-scaffold_131, whole genome shotgun sequence genomic DNA includes:
- the LOC113332449 gene encoding uncharacterized protein LOC113332449: MTRENEGEDFSNEEDWRTEIHCYLEEGTLPTKLKQSMKIQSKARRYDLRDGLLYNKSFLGPLLRCLSREEGHRILKDIHYGDAGNHSGMRSLADKAKIQGYYWPQMMRDAARMSRRCEECQRFAKKIHAPATKLNSVDNRCPFSKWGVDIVVPLIEGLGKRFSIPAEIVSDNGKQLQGKNIDMLFDTFKIRKNKSTPE, translated from the exons ATGACAAGGGAAAACGAAGGCGAGGACTTCAGCAATGAAGAAGACTGGAGAACCGAGATTCACTGTTATCTTGAAGAAGGTACATTACCAACAAAACTGAAGCAGTCCATGAAAATACAATCAAAGGCACGGAGATACGACCTTCGTGATGGATTATTATACAATAAGTCCTTTCTCGGACCGCTGCTACGATGTCTATCCAGAGAGGAGGGGCATCGTATTTTGAAGGACATTCATTACGGGGACGCAGGTaaccacagcggaatgagatcactGGCGGATAAAGCAAAAATTCAGGGATACTATTGGCCCCAGATGATGCGAGACGCTGCCAGGATGTCCaggagatgcgaagaatgtcagcggttTGCTAAGAAAATTCACGCTCCTGCGACGAAGCTGAATTCGGTGGATAATCGTTGTCCATTTTCAAAATGGGGTGTAGACATCGTTGTCCCCTTGATCGAAGGATTAGGGAAAAG gtttagCATTCCCGCAGAAATTGTCtcggacaatggcaagcaattacaggggaaaaacatagatatGCTCTTTGATACTTTCAAAAtcagaaagaacaaatcaaccCCAGAGTAA